A region of the Ranitomeya imitator isolate aRanImi1 chromosome 10, aRanImi1.pri, whole genome shotgun sequence genome:
AGGAGGAAGAGACACAGAGCAGGCGGAAGGAAGAGGCAGGAGGAAGAGACACAGAGCAGGCGGAAAGAAGAGGCAGGAGGAAGAGACACAGAGCAGGCGGAAGGAAGAGGCAGGAGGAAGAGACACAGAGCAGGCGGAAAGAAGAGGCAGGAGGAAGAGACACAGAGCAGCCAGAAGGAAGCGACACGGAGCAGGCTGAAGGAAGCGACACGGAGCAGGCTGAAGGAAGCGACACGGAGCAGGCTGAAGGAAGCGACACGGAGCAGGCTGAAGGAAGCGACACGGAGCAGGCTGAAGGAAGCGACACGGAGCAGGCTGAAGGAAGCGACACGGAGCAGGCTGAAGGAAGCGACACGGAGCAGGCTGAAGGAAGCGACACGGAGCAGGCTGAAGGAAGCGACACGGAGCAGGCTGAAGGAAGAGACACGGAGCAGGCTGAAGGAAGAGACACGGAGCAGGCTGAAGGAAGAGACACAGAGCAGGCTGAAGGAAAAGACACAGAGCAGGCGGAAGGAGGCGACACAGAGCAGGCTGAAGGAAGCGACACAGAGCAGCCAGAAGGAAGCGACACAGAGCAGCCAGAAGGAAGAGGCACAGAGCAGGCTGAAGGAAGAGGCACAGAGCAGGCTGAAGGAAGAGACACAGAGCAGGCTGAAGGAAGAGACACAGAGCAGGCTGAAGGAAGCGACACAGAGCAGGCTGAAGGAAGCGACACAGAGCAGGCTGAAGGAAGAGACACAGAGCAGGCTGAAGGAAGAGACACAGAGCAGGCTGAAGGAAGAGACACAGAGCAGGCTGAAGGAAGAGACACAGAGCAGGCTGAAGGAAGAGACACAGAGCAGGCGGAAGGAAGCGACACAGAGCAGGCTGAAGGAAGAGACACAGAGCAGGCTGAAGGAAGAGACACAGAGCAGGCTGAAGGAAGAGACACAGAGCAGGCTGAAGGAAGAGACACAGAGCAGGCTGAAAGAAGAGACACAGAGCAGGCTGAAGGAAAAGACAGAGCAGGCTGAAGGAAGCGACACAGAGCAGGCTGAAGGAAGAGACACAGAGCAGGCTGAAGGAAGAGACACAGAGCAGGCGGAAGGAAGCGACACAGAGCAGGCTGAAGGAAGAGACACAGAGCAGCCGGAAGGAAGCGACACAGAGCAGCCGGAAGGAAGCGACACAGAGCAGCCGGAAGGAAGCGACACAGAGCAGCCGGAAGGAAGCGACACAGAGCAGCCGGAAGGAAGAGACACAGAGCAGGCGGAAGGAAGCGACACAGAGCAGGCTGAAGGAAGAGACACAGAGCAGGCTGAAGGAAGAGACACAGAGCAGGCTGAAGGAAGAGACACAGAGCAGGCTGAAGGAAGAGACACAGAGCAGGCTGAAGGAAGAGACACAGAGCAGGCTGAAAGAAGAGACACAGAGCAGGCTGAAGGAAAAGACAGAGCAGGCTGAAGGAAGCGACACAGAGCAGGCTGAAGGAAGAGACACAGAGCAGCCAGAAGGAAGCGACACAGAGCAGCCAGAAGGAAGCGACACAGAGCAGCCAGAAGGAAGCGACACAGAGCAGGCTGAAGGAAGAGGCACAGAGCAGGCTGAAGGAAGAGACACAGAGCAGGCTGAAGGAAGAGACACAGAGCAGGCTGAAGGAAGCGACACAGAGCAGGCTGAAGGAAGCGACACAGAGCAGGCTGAAGGAAGAGACACAGAGCAGGCTGAAGGAAGAGACACAGAGCAGGCTGAAGGAAGAGACACAGAGCAGGCGGAAGGAAGCGACACAGAGCAGGCTGAAGGAAGAGACACAGAGCAGGCTGAAGGAAGAGACACAGAGCAGGCTGAAGGAAGAGATACAGAGCAGGCTGAAGGAAGACACACAGAGCAGGCTGAAGGAAGAGACACAGAGCAGCCTGAAGGAAGAGAGACAGAGCAGCCTGAAGGAAGAGAGACAGAGCAGCCGGAAGGAAGAGACACAGAGCAGGCTGAAGGAAGAGACACAGAGCAGGCTGAAGGAAGAGACACAGAGAAGGCTGAAGGAAGCGACACAGAGCAGGCTGAAGGAAGAGGCACAGAGCATCCAGAAGGAAGCGACACAGAGCATCCAGAAGGAAGAGACACAGAGCAGGCTGAAGGAAGAGACACAGAGCAGGCTGAAGGAAGAGACACAGAGCAGCCAGAAGGAAGAGACACAGAGCAGGCTGAAGGAAGAGACACAGAGCAGGCTGAAGGAAGAGACACAGAGCAGGCTGAAGGAAGAGGCACAGAGCAGGGTGAAGGAAGAGGCACAGAGCAGGCGGAAGGAAGAGACACAGAGCAGGCGGAAGGAAGAGACAGAGCAGGCGGAAGGAAAAGACACAGAGCAGGCGGAAGGAAGAGACACAGAGCAGGCGGAAGGAAGAGACACAGAGCAGGCTGAAGGAAGAGACACAGAGCAGGCGGAAAGAAGCGACACAGAGCAGGCTGAAGGAAGCGACACAGAGCAGGCGGAAGGAAGAGACACAGAGCAGGCAGAAGGAAGCGACACAGAGCAGGCTGAAGGAAGCGACACAGAGCAGGCTGAAGGAAGAGACACAGAGCAGGCGGAAAGAAGAGAGACAGAGCAGGCGGAAGGAAGAGACAGAGCAGGCGGAAGGAAGAGGCACAGAGCAGGCTGAAGGAAGAGGCACAGAGCAGGCAGAAGGAAGCGACACAGAGCAGGCGGAAGGAAGAGACACAGAGCAGGCGGAAGGAAGAGGCAGGAGAAAGACGACACAGGAAGTCCAGCCAGATGAAAGAGTCTGGAATAAGAGGCACAGAGCAGGCAGgagccagaagcaggagaagctGCAGTATCAGAGACCACCATTTCTACATCAGGTGTATTTGGACATAAGATCTCTGCATAGGGGAAAGGCCAGGAGGTCAGACTATTGGAGCAGAACAGGACAGCAGGCATTGGCAGTCATGGTGTAGTCTAAACCTAAGCTGCCCGTGATACTTCTATGATGCAGCTCTTTCCCACTTTTCACCACACACAATGGGCGACCCCAACTGCACACTATGGCGCCCATCACCATCACCCGCTGTTATGGGCCATAGCACGGTTTCAGCATCTCGCAGACTGGTACGGTTCTCTCTGACTTTCTGTTCACAGCGATTTCAAGTTTTACCCCTTGGAGAAATGAAGAACCTGATGTTTAATTCTTGGCTTTAGTATTCTTGAACAAGTCTGGCATTGGCTAAAGTG
Encoded here:
- the LOC138652261 gene encoding axoneme-associated protein mst101(2)-like, with the translated sequence MLTWQEETQGRLKEETQSSRKEATQSRLKEATQSRLKEATQSRRKEKTQSRRKRHRAGGRKRHRAGGRKRHRAGGRDTEQAEGRGRRKRHRAGGKKRQEEETQSRRKEEAGGRDTEQAERRGRRKRHRAGGRKRQEEETQSRRKEEAGGRDTEQPEGSDTEQAEGSDTEQAEGSDTEQAEGSDTEQAEGSDTEQAEGSDTEQAEGSDTEQAEGSDTEQAEGSDTEQAEGSDTEQAEGRDTEQAEGRDTEQAEGRDTEQAEGKDTEQAEGGDTEQAEGSDTEQPEGSDTEQPEGRGTEQAEGRGTEQAEGRDTEQAEGRDTEQAEGSDTEQAEGSDTEQAEGRDTEQAEGRDTEQAEGRDTEQAEGRDTEQAEGRDTEQAEGSDTEQAEGRDTEQAEGRDTEQAEGRDTEQAEGRDTEQAERRDTELKEETQSSQKEATQSSQKEATQSSQKEATQSRLKEEAQSRLKEETQSRLKEETQSRLKEATQSRLKEATQSRLKEETQSRLKEETQSRLKEETQSRRKEATQSRLKEETQSRLKEETQSRLKEEIQSRLKEDTQSRLKEETQSSLKEERQSSLKEERQSSRKEETQSRLKEETQSRLKEETQRRLKEATQSRLKEEAQSIQKEATQSIQKEETQSRLKEETQSRLKEETQSSQKEETQSRLKEETQSRLKEETQSRLKEEAQSRVKEEAQSRRKEETQSRRKEETEQAEGKDTEQAEGRDTEQAEGRDTEQAEGRDTEQAERSDTEQAEGSDTEQAEGRDTEQAEGSDTEQAEGSDTEQAEGRDTEQAERRETEQAEGRDRAGGRKRHRAG